A region of the Longimicrobium terrae genome:
CTGGGCGCGGAAGGCTATCCCACGACGTGGGGCGCGCAGCCGTACCGCGAGCAGCGCCTTCCGGATGCCGCCGTCATCGAGCGGCTGACGGCGGCGGGCGCGGTGCTGGTGGCCAAGCTGTCCAGCGTGGAACTGGCCGGCGGCTTCGGCTACGAGCAGGCCAACGCCTCCATCACCGGGCCGGGGCGCACCCCGTGGAACCGCGACTACTGGAGCGGCGGATCGTCCAGCGGGCCGGGCTCGGCGGTGGGCGCGGCGCTGGTTCCGTTCGCCATCGGCAGCGAGACGTGGGGGTCGATCTTCGCGCCCGCGGCGCTTTCCGGCGTGACGGGACTGCGGCCCACGTACGGGCGCGTCCCACGCCGCGGAGCCATGGCGCTGTCGTGGACGATGGACAAGATCGGGCCGATGTGCCGCACGGCGGAGGACTGCGGGCTGGTACTTGCCGCCATCGCCGGGCTGGATGCGATGGACGACAGCACGCAGGACCGGCCGTACCGCGCGGCGGATGCGCGGCTCCCGGCCCGCCCGCGCATCGGCGTGCTCAAGGGGAACGCGGAGGGCTCGCAGGCGGAGGTGCGGCAGAACTTCGAGGCGTCGCTCGCCGTGCTGGGGCAGTTCGCCGACCTGGTGCGGGATGTGGAACTGCCGGAGTACCCGTACAACGCGGCGGCCTCCATCATCATCGATGCGGAGGCGGCGAGCATCTTCGAGGAACTGGTGTCCAGCGGCCGCGTGCGGGAACTGACCGCGCCGGAAGACCAGATCGGCGGATACCCGGGGCAGGTGGTGCTGGCCAAGGACTACCTGCGAGCCATGCGTGTGCGGCGCCCCGCGGGCGAGGCGGTGGACCGCTTCTTTGTGCAGGGGCGGTTCGACGCGCTCGTGCATCCCACGTGGAACACCGTCTCGTTCCCCGCGACCGGCCCGTTCGACCAAGCGTACAGCGACCTGACGTACGGGGGCGAGCCCATCAGCGGCGCGTCCAACCTGCTGGGGCTGCCGGGAATCGCCATGCCCAACGGCTTCGGGCGGCAGAACCTGCCGACGTCCGTGGCGCTTACCGGCCGCGCGTGGAGCGAGCCGACGCTCGTTGCCATCGGGCGCGAGATGCAGCGCCGGACGGACTGGCACCGCCGCATTCCGCCGGGCTACTGATCGCCCGCACCGCACCACCGATCGTCACGCCTGTGGCGTGGAAGGAGAGCCGTCCCATCCGGGGCGGCTTTCCTGCATTCATGCCGCCGATTTGTGTGCTCATGGACAGCCTTGACGCCGAACGCAGAGGCGATTATCGTCGATCAGAATGGACGGTGTGAACTAGCGCGTCCGGGGAGTTGTGACATCTCAATCTCGCCCAACAAATCTGACGGAGGTTGAGCAAGTGGCGATTCGAACGGGCAGCTGATCGGGCATCCAGCTCACAAGCAGGCGCGGGTAGCGACAGGGGGAGTCGCTACCCGCATTTCTTTCCCTTTACGCCACGTACGGCGGAGAAGCGGCGCGCATGAGTTCAAGGATCCAACAGCTCGCGGAACGCAATCGACAGAATGCCCGAGGCGATGGTGCTTGCGAATGCGCCCATCCGCACCAAATATGGTACGACCGCACCAATTTTGGTGCAGTCGTACCAGAATTGGAGCGGATGTGCTTGGAGCTTCGCTGGATGGAATTCTCGGCACCGCCTCCAAGGTGCAGCTGCTCCGCGCGCTGCTGCCGCTACGCACGCCCGTGACCGGGCGCGAAGTGCAGCGGCTTGCTCACATCCGCTCCACGGCAGGCGTTCGTCAGGCGCTGGACGAACTGACCGCGGCGTGCGTTCTGGTCCGCAGCGGCAGCCCCGCCATCCACCAGTACCACGTCAACCGCGATCACTACCTGATCGCTCCGCTGGATGCATTGTTCCGGGCCGAGGGTGAGCGGATGGGTCGGCTGGCAGAGATCCTGGACCGCGCCCTGGATGGAGCCGGCGTGCGGAGCGCCGTGCGATCGGCTGTCGTTTTCGGCAGCCAGGCCCGTGGGGATGCCCGTCCGGACAGCGATCTGGATCTGCTGCTGCTCACCTCCGGCCGGGACATTATCGGCGGGGTGGAAGCGGCGGTGCTGGGCGTGGCGGATGAACTCGCGATGCAGTTGGGACTCAGGGTTTCTCCGCTGGTGATGACGGCGGAGCGGGCAGCGGAGCGCATGCGCGACGGTGATCCGTTGATGAAGAACATCCTCGATGAAGGCCGCTCCGTGCTGGGCGATCCGTTCGGCGAGGTGGCGGGGGCATGGTGAGCGTCGGGCGGACCAAGGCGGAAGATCCCTCGCGGTTCGTGCGATACGAGGCGATCGGGCGGGCGCTGCTCAAGACCGCGCAGGATTTGTCTGAACTGCAGGATCAGCGGTACGGCAACGGGATCGCCATCGTATCCATTCACGCCGCCATCGCGCTTACCGATGCACTCACGGTCGCGTACCGGCACGTGAAGTCGACCGAAGGCGATCACTCCCGCGCCGCGGACCTGCTGGTGCATGCCCTCGGGCACCGGGCGGACGACACCCAGGTGCGCCGCCTTCGCGCGATTCTGAACGCCAAGAGCACCGCCCCGTACAGCGGAACATTCTACACGGTCGATGACGGAAATCCGTGTGCTCAACGAGACGCGGATCTATGCGGAGTGGGCGGGCGGAGTGCTCCGCGCGAAGCCCTGACGCCGCTCCGCGACACTGGTCAGCCGTGCTTCTCGTTGATCCGCCGCGCGATGCGGGCGGCGAGGCCGAGCGGGAGCAGGCGTCCGAAGACGGCGGCGGCGCGGTTGACGGCACCGGGAACCACGCGCACGTCGCCCGCGTCCAGCGCGTGGAGCGCGGCATCCACCACCTGCTCCGGAAGCAGGTAGCCGGGCTGCCCCTGCTTTACGTTCGTCCCCGCCACTGCCTGGAAGCCGCTCGGCGTGGGGCCGGGGCAGAGGGCCAGGATGCGAACGCCGGACTCGCGGTTCTCCTCCGCCAGCGCCTCCGTCAGCGAAAGGACGAACGCCTTGGTAGCCGCGTATGCCGCCATCAGCGGCACGGGCTGGAACGCGACGATCGAGGCCACGTTGATGACGCCGCCCGTTGCGCGCGGCCGCATCTCGCCGAGAGCCAGGTGCGCCAACTCCAGCACGGCGCCGCAGTTGAGCGCCACCATCTCCAACTGCCGCTCCATGGCGAGTTCGTGAAAGACGCCGCGCAGGCCGAAGCCGGCGTTGTTCACCAGCAGGTGGATGGGGCCGATGGCGGACGCTTCCCGCCACGCGCGCGCGGCCTCGCTCGGACGCGACAGGTCCGCCGCGACGGCGTGCGCACGGACGCCGTGCGCCTCCTCAATCTCCCCGGCCAACAACCGCAGCCGGTCCGCCGAGCGGGCGCATAGGACCACGTTCATGCCGCGCGCCGCCAGCGCCCGCGCGAACGCCTCGCCGATGCCCATGCTGGCGCCGGTGACCAGCGCCCACCGGCCGCGGTAGATAAAGCCGGGCTCCGGGCCAGCGGGCGCGGGACAGGGCCAG
Encoded here:
- a CDS encoding amidase, with the translated sequence MIPDGTLYLPLAEIAAGIRARRLDPVELAEAYMERLERHGPGLGALVTLTRERAIREATRARDEIRAGRYRGPLHGMPYGAKDLLGAEGYPTTWGAQPYREQRLPDAAVIERLTAAGAVLVAKLSSVELAGGFGYEQANASITGPGRTPWNRDYWSGGSSSGPGSAVGAALVPFAIGSETWGSIFAPAALSGVTGLRPTYGRVPRRGAMALSWTMDKIGPMCRTAEDCGLVLAAIAGLDAMDDSTQDRPYRAADARLPARPRIGVLKGNAEGSQAEVRQNFEASLAVLGQFADLVRDVELPEYPYNAAASIIIDAEAASIFEELVSSGRVRELTAPEDQIGGYPGQVVLAKDYLRAMRVRRPAGEAVDRFFVQGRFDALVHPTWNTVSFPATGPFDQAYSDLTYGGEPISGASNLLGLPGIAMPNGFGRQNLPTSVALTGRAWSEPTLVAIGREMQRRTDWHRRIPPGY
- a CDS encoding nucleotidyltransferase domain-containing protein; this encodes MLGASLDGILGTASKVQLLRALLPLRTPVTGREVQRLAHIRSTAGVRQALDELTAACVLVRSGSPAIHQYHVNRDHYLIAPLDALFRAEGERMGRLAEILDRALDGAGVRSAVRSAVVFGSQARGDARPDSDLDLLLLTSGRDIIGGVEAAVLGVADELAMQLGLRVSPLVMTAERAAERMRDGDPLMKNILDEGRSVLGDPFGEVAGAW
- a CDS encoding SDR family NAD(P)-dependent oxidoreductase produces the protein MSGPASGSRAGQPSSAWPCPAPAGPEPGFIYRGRWALVTGASMGIGEAFARALAARGMNVVLCARSADRLRLLAGEIEEAHGVRAHAVAADLSRPSEAARAWREASAIGPIHLLVNNAGFGLRGVFHELAMERQLEMVALNCGAVLELAHLALGEMRPRATGGVINVASIVAFQPVPLMAAYAATKAFVLSLTEALAEENRESGVRILALCPGPTPSGFQAVAGTNVKQGQPGYLLPEQVVDAALHALDAGDVRVVPGAVNRAAAVFGRLLPLGLAARIARRINEKHG